A genomic stretch from Erwinia sp. E_sp_B01_1 includes:
- the rpmA gene encoding 50S ribosomal protein L27, whose protein sequence is MAHKKAGGSTRNGRDSNAKRLGVKRFGGEEVLAGSIIVRQRGTKFHAGTNVGCGRDHTLFATANGKVQFEVKGPNNRKYISIVAE, encoded by the coding sequence ATGGCACACAAGAAAGCTGGCGGCTCCACTCGAAATGGTCGCGACTCCAATGCAAAACGCCTCGGCGTTAAGCGTTTCGGCGGCGAAGAAGTTCTGGCAGGTAGCATCATCGTTCGTCAGCGTGGCACCAAATTCCACGCGGGCACCAACGTAGGCTGCGGCCGTGACCACACTCTGTTTGCAACTGCAAACGGCAAGGTCCAGTTCGAAGTGAAAGGCCCGAACAACCGTAAATACATCAGCATCGTTGCTGAGTAA
- the ispB gene encoding octaprenyl diphosphate synthase, whose amino-acid sequence MNLEQINELTAQDMADVNATILEQLNSEVSLINQLGYYIISGGGKRIRPMIAVLAARAVNYSGKQHVTVAALIEFIHTATLLHDDVVDESDMRRGKATANAAFGNAASVLVGDFIYTRAFQMMTSLGSLRVLALMSEAVNVIAEGEVLQLMNCNDPDITEESYMRVIYSKTARLFEAAAQSSAILASASEEQEKALQDYGRYIGTAFQLIDDLLDYSADGQTLGKNVGDDLSEGKPTLPLLHAMRNGNPEQSQMIREAIEQGNGRHLLESVLETMNQCGSLEWTRQAAENEADKAIAALKALPESPWRSALEALAHMSVQREF is encoded by the coding sequence ATGAACTTAGAACAGATAAACGAACTCACCGCGCAGGATATGGCGGACGTCAATGCAACCATACTCGAACAGCTGAATTCTGAGGTTTCCCTCATCAATCAGTTGGGATACTACATCATCAGCGGAGGCGGTAAACGCATCCGCCCGATGATCGCTGTCCTGGCGGCACGCGCCGTAAACTACTCGGGAAAACAACACGTTACCGTGGCAGCATTGATTGAATTTATCCACACCGCCACGCTTTTGCATGATGATGTGGTGGATGAATCAGATATGCGACGGGGCAAAGCCACAGCCAACGCCGCCTTTGGCAACGCGGCCAGCGTACTGGTTGGCGACTTCATCTACACGCGTGCTTTCCAGATGATGACCAGCCTGGGATCTCTCCGGGTGCTGGCTCTGATGTCGGAAGCGGTAAACGTCATTGCTGAGGGCGAGGTGCTGCAGTTAATGAACTGCAATGACCCTGATATCACCGAAGAGAGTTACATGCGGGTGATTTACAGCAAGACAGCCCGTCTGTTTGAAGCTGCTGCCCAATCCTCAGCCATCCTGGCTTCAGCTTCTGAAGAGCAGGAGAAAGCGTTACAGGACTATGGACGCTATATCGGCACGGCTTTCCAGCTAATCGATGATTTACTGGATTACAGCGCTGATGGCCAGACTCTGGGTAAAAACGTCGGGGATGATCTTAGCGAAGGAAAACCGACTCTGCCTTTGCTGCATGCGATGCGCAATGGTAATCCTGAGCAGTCACAGATGATCCGTGAAGCGATTGAGCAGGGAAATGGTCGTCATTTACTGGAATCCGTTCTGGAAACCATGAACCAGTGTGGTTCCCTGGAATGGACCCGTCAGGCTGCGGAAAACGAAGCTGATAAAGCTATCGCCGCGCTGAAAGCCTTACCAGAGTCCCCCTGGCGAAGCGCGCTTGAAGCGCTTGCCCATATGTCAGTTCAACGCGAATTTTGA
- the priB gene encoding primosomal replication protein N has translation MTANRLTLSGTVCKTPMRKVSPSGIPHCQFVLEHRSEQVEAGFTRQAWCRMPVIISGKTHQAITQSITVGTLLTVSGFISSHQGRNGLNKTVLHAEQIELIDSGD, from the coding sequence GTGACGGCTAATCGGCTGACGCTGTCTGGCACTGTGTGCAAGACGCCGATGCGTAAAGTCAGCCCGTCAGGTATTCCACACTGCCAGTTCGTGCTTGAGCATCGTTCAGAGCAGGTGGAAGCCGGTTTTACCCGGCAAGCCTGGTGTCGAATGCCGGTGATTATCAGCGGCAAAACCCATCAGGCCATTACTCAAAGTATAACGGTCGGCACGCTTCTTACCGTTTCAGGTTTCATTAGCAGCCATCAAGGGCGCAATGGACTGAATAAGACGGTGTTGCATGCCGAGCAGATTGAATTGATAGATTCTGGAGACTAG
- the rpsR gene encoding 30S ribosomal protein S18 gives MARYFRRRKFCRFTAEGVVEIDYKDIATLKNYITESGKIVPSRITGTRAKYQRQLARCIKRARYLSLLPYTDRHQ, from the coding sequence ATGGCACGTTATTTCCGTCGTCGCAAGTTCTGCCGTTTCACCGCGGAAGGCGTTGTTGAGATCGATTACAAAGACATCGCAACGTTGAAAAACTACATTACCGAAAGCGGTAAAATTGTCCCGAGCCGTATTACCGGTACTCGTGCCAAATACCAGCGTCAGCTGGCTCGCTGCATCAAGCGCGCTCGCTACTTGTCCCTGCTGCCATACACTGATCGTCATCAGTAA
- the fepB gene encoding Fe2+-enterobactin ABC transporter substrate-binding protein, with the protein MMKPASALRYMLLSSLFCCAFNSHAVTTEGWPRKLPSPKGEVVLQQQPQRIVSTSVTLTGSLLAIDAPVIASGVTQPGQRLADELGFFRQWSEVARTKGVKPLPVGEASLESIAGQNPDLIVVSATGKDSALALYDRLSLIAPTLVVNYDRQSWQQIELLLGRATGHEAGAEKSVRSFQRQVEKVRGTLALPPQPVTALVYNPHSRIANLWTRDSAQGQLLKSLGFTLAQVPVVVADARKRLQRRDIIPLSGENLVTGITGQSVLMFATDESGKAAFLSEPLLAASHAVQHQQVYTLGNDSFRLDFYSATHLVTRIEQLFTLH; encoded by the coding sequence ATGATGAAACCTGCTTCTGCCCTGCGATACATGTTACTTTCCAGCCTGTTCTGCTGCGCCTTTAACTCCCATGCCGTTACCACTGAAGGGTGGCCGCGCAAGTTGCCCAGCCCCAAAGGTGAAGTTGTGCTGCAGCAGCAACCTCAGCGTATTGTTTCAACGAGTGTTACGCTGACGGGCTCGTTACTGGCCATTGATGCGCCAGTGATTGCCAGCGGCGTGACTCAACCAGGGCAACGTCTTGCCGATGAGCTGGGTTTCTTTCGTCAGTGGAGTGAGGTTGCCAGAACCAAAGGCGTTAAGCCGCTCCCCGTGGGGGAAGCCAGCCTTGAATCCATTGCTGGCCAAAACCCCGATTTGATTGTGGTCAGCGCAACGGGCAAAGACTCAGCGCTGGCTTTATACGATCGTCTTTCGCTGATAGCGCCCACGCTGGTCGTTAATTACGATCGACAAAGCTGGCAGCAGATAGAGCTGCTTCTGGGCCGGGCCACTGGTCATGAAGCCGGGGCTGAGAAATCAGTACGGTCTTTTCAGCGTCAGGTTGAGAAAGTCAGAGGAACTCTGGCTTTGCCGCCGCAGCCTGTGACGGCGCTGGTTTACAATCCGCACAGTCGTATTGCCAATCTCTGGACCCGCGATTCTGCTCAGGGACAACTGCTGAAATCGCTGGGTTTCACCCTTGCTCAGGTTCCCGTTGTGGTGGCTGATGCCCGTAAGCGGCTACAACGGCGGGATATCATCCCGCTCAGCGGAGAGAATCTGGTCACCGGAATTACAGGGCAGTCGGTGTTGATGTTTGCTACTGACGAGTCAGGGAAAGCGGCATTTTTGTCAGAGCCTTTACTGGCAGCTTCCCACGCGGTTCAGCATCAGCAGGTTTACACGCTGGGCAATGACAGTTTCCGTCTTGATTTCTACAGTGCGACGCATCTTGTGACGCGGATTGAACAGTTATTTACCCTTCACTGA
- a CDS encoding TonB-dependent siderophore receptor, producing the protein MFKLSRLSLVALAGCGWVSLVQAENGGTNEGTLMVTAAEQTLQAPGVSTITADEIKKHPPARDLSEIIRTMPGVNLTGNSTSGQRGNNRQIDIRGMGPENTLILIDGMPVSSRNSVRLGWRGERDTRGDTNWVPPEMVDHIEVIRGPAAARYGNGAAGGVVNIITKQTQNTWHGSWNTYLNLPEHKAEGSTKRSNFSLTGPLAEDFSFTLYGNLSKTQADAQFINKGHQSLRTGTYADTVPAGREGVENKDIHGKLRWVFAPGQALEFSAGYSRQGNLYAGDTQNTNTSALVQDNYGNETNRLYRQDFAVNWTGVWDNGVSTRSYAQYENTRNSRMNEGLAGGTEGIFSDSGFSTIQLDDVLLHSEVSVPFEWLVNQTATLGTEWNQQHMKDGASNTQALSGGGIEGIDSANRSPYSSAEIFSLFAEDNMELTDSTMLVPGLRFDHHSIVGNNWSPSLNLSQSLNDDFTLKLGIARAYKAPSLYQTNPNYVLYSRGQGCADSSGACYLMGNEDLKAETSINKEVGIEYKHEAWQAGLTWFRNDYRNKIEAGYLPSGVSTTGSADIYQWENVPKAVVEGLEGTVNFPVSESVTWNNNLTYMLKSKNKTTGDRLSVIPEYTLNSTLAWQATEALSLQTTLTWYGRQTPKKYNYKGEPVSGTEKSTVSPYSIVGLSGTYDINKYASITLGLDNLLDKRHYREGNAQTTGNANTGSYMYGAGANTYNESGRTWYMSLNTHF; encoded by the coding sequence ATGTTCAAATTATCACGCCTCTCGCTGGTAGCGCTGGCTGGATGTGGGTGGGTGTCACTGGTACAGGCAGAGAATGGTGGCACTAACGAAGGTACGCTGATGGTCACCGCCGCAGAGCAGACGCTTCAGGCGCCTGGGGTCTCTACCATCACGGCTGATGAAATCAAAAAACACCCTCCCGCACGCGACCTTTCCGAAATTATTCGCACCATGCCGGGCGTTAACCTGACCGGCAACTCTACCAGCGGGCAGCGCGGAAATAACCGGCAGATTGACATCCGGGGGATGGGACCAGAAAACACGCTGATCCTGATTGATGGTATGCCGGTTTCCAGCCGAAATTCCGTACGGTTAGGGTGGCGCGGGGAACGCGATACGCGAGGCGATACCAACTGGGTTCCCCCTGAAATGGTTGATCATATCGAGGTAATCCGGGGCCCGGCGGCGGCAAGATATGGCAATGGCGCTGCGGGGGGAGTGGTAAATATCATTACTAAACAGACGCAAAATACATGGCACGGTTCATGGAATACTTATCTGAATCTGCCAGAGCACAAGGCTGAAGGATCCACAAAACGCAGTAACTTCTCTCTGACCGGTCCGCTGGCAGAAGATTTCAGTTTTACGCTTTATGGCAACCTCAGCAAAACTCAGGCTGATGCCCAGTTTATCAACAAAGGCCATCAGTCACTGCGTACCGGCACCTATGCGGATACGGTGCCTGCGGGCAGAGAAGGGGTAGAGAACAAAGATATTCACGGCAAACTGCGCTGGGTATTTGCGCCAGGGCAGGCACTGGAATTCAGCGCAGGCTACAGCCGTCAGGGAAACCTTTACGCTGGTGATACTCAGAATACCAATACCAGCGCGCTGGTTCAGGACAATTACGGCAACGAAACCAACCGGCTTTACCGTCAGGATTTTGCGGTGAACTGGACAGGCGTCTGGGATAATGGCGTCAGCACGCGAAGCTACGCGCAGTATGAAAACACCCGTAATTCGAGAATGAATGAAGGGTTAGCCGGGGGAACCGAGGGGATATTCTCCGACAGTGGATTCTCTACCATCCAGCTTGATGACGTTCTGTTGCACAGCGAAGTCAGCGTACCTTTTGAATGGCTGGTCAATCAGACGGCAACCCTGGGTACAGAATGGAACCAGCAGCATATGAAGGATGGCGCCTCTAATACTCAGGCCTTGTCCGGAGGAGGCATTGAAGGGATCGACAGCGCCAACCGCAGTCCGTACTCATCAGCAGAAATCTTTTCGCTTTTTGCAGAAGATAATATGGAGCTGACTGACAGTACCATGTTGGTGCCGGGCCTGCGTTTTGATCACCACAGCATTGTAGGAAATAACTGGAGCCCTTCTCTTAACCTTTCGCAGTCGCTCAACGATGACTTCACGCTAAAACTGGGTATCGCCCGCGCTTATAAGGCCCCCAGTCTGTACCAGACTAACCCAAATTATGTGCTTTACAGCCGTGGCCAGGGATGTGCGGACAGCTCAGGGGCCTGTTATCTGATGGGCAACGAGGATCTTAAAGCGGAAACCAGTATCAACAAGGAAGTGGGGATTGAGTATAAACATGAAGCCTGGCAAGCCGGTCTGACCTGGTTCCGTAACGATTACCGCAATAAAATCGAAGCGGGATATCTGCCCAGCGGCGTGTCCACTACCGGCAGCGCTGATATTTATCAGTGGGAGAATGTGCCAAAGGCGGTGGTGGAAGGGCTGGAAGGGACAGTGAATTTCCCGGTCAGCGAGTCCGTGACCTGGAATAATAACCTGACCTATATGCTTAAGAGTAAAAACAAAACTACCGGCGATCGCCTCTCCGTCATCCCCGAGTATACGCTGAATTCGACTCTTGCCTGGCAGGCTACAGAAGCGCTGTCCCTGCAAACCACCTTAACCTGGTATGGCCGACAAACGCCGAAGAAGTACAACTACAAGGGAGAGCCGGTGAGCGGTACGGAGAAATCCACCGTCAGCCCTTACTCCATCGTCGGCCTGAGCGGCACCTACGATATCAATAAGTACGCCAGCATCACGCTGGGACTTGATAATCTGTTGGATAAAAGGCATTACCGGGAAGGCAATGCGCAGACTACCGGCAATGCCAACACCGGTTCCTATATGTATGGCGCAGGAGCCAATACTTATAACGAATCTGGCAGAACCTGGTATATGAGCCTTAACACGCATTTCTGA
- the fes gene encoding enterochelin esterase, with the protein MTIPIHPMGSAAWWQGIAQQGTPVVAETKNGCAGVTFLWRDPEGDEKHSSTRKVWLNITGITDHHRGILPPSLERVTGTDVWQINLSLSECWRGSYSLMPDSATETPEQPLTMNALRNWWKHKFLLTQRDVFNPQGSWKSARGHWVSPLHMPAAPAQPEWQQSTLPEESPSEQLRYCRWKSDVLGNSRDVAILCTGNKNPAQRPLIILLDGMFWAKIQPLSAPLWAMTLREEIPEAVYLFIDSVSNKLRSQELPCYPAFWEAIQQELLPQLQQELAFSQEAAKTVVIGQSFGGLAALYAGVNWPQRFGCVLSQSGSFWWPHRYSEPDQPPGILIQQIEQGLAGNPSLRIGIDAGLHEKIILQANRQLYPLLIKAGQTVRYREIDGGHDALCWRGGITDGLKWLWSDSVKGK; encoded by the coding sequence ATGACAATACCCATTCACCCCATGGGTTCCGCAGCCTGGTGGCAGGGGATTGCTCAGCAGGGAACCCCCGTAGTGGCAGAGACGAAAAATGGCTGTGCCGGAGTGACCTTCCTCTGGCGCGATCCCGAAGGAGATGAAAAGCATTCTTCCACCCGCAAAGTCTGGCTGAATATCACCGGCATTACTGACCATCACCGCGGCATTCTGCCCCCCTCTTTAGAACGAGTGACGGGCACTGATGTCTGGCAAATCAATTTGTCGCTCAGCGAATGCTGGCGAGGCAGCTACTCTCTGATGCCCGACAGCGCTACAGAAACCCCTGAGCAGCCCCTGACGATGAATGCCCTTCGCAACTGGTGGAAGCATAAATTCTTGCTGACTCAGCGCGATGTGTTTAATCCGCAGGGTAGCTGGAAAAGCGCGCGCGGCCACTGGGTCTCTCCCTTGCATATGCCAGCCGCTCCTGCCCAGCCAGAGTGGCAGCAGAGCACCCTGCCTGAAGAGAGCCCATCGGAACAACTCAGGTACTGTCGCTGGAAAAGTGATGTCCTTGGCAACAGCAGAGACGTTGCGATTCTCTGCACAGGCAATAAAAATCCCGCGCAGCGTCCGCTGATTATCCTGCTGGATGGCATGTTCTGGGCCAAAATCCAGCCGCTGTCCGCCCCTCTTTGGGCGATGACCCTGAGAGAAGAGATCCCTGAAGCCGTTTATCTGTTTATTGATTCAGTCAGTAATAAATTACGGTCACAAGAACTTCCCTGCTACCCCGCATTCTGGGAGGCTATCCAGCAAGAACTCCTGCCCCAGCTTCAGCAGGAGCTGGCTTTTTCACAGGAAGCAGCAAAGACAGTGGTGATTGGGCAGAGCTTTGGTGGCCTGGCAGCGCTCTATGCAGGGGTAAACTGGCCGCAGCGATTTGGCTGCGTACTCAGTCAGTCTGGATCTTTCTGGTGGCCGCACCGGTATTCTGAACCAGACCAGCCTCCGGGCATTTTGATCCAGCAAATTGAGCAAGGCCTGGCCGGAAACCCCTCCTTACGCATTGGGATCGACGCCGGCCTGCATGAAAAAATCATTCTGCAAGCAAACCGGCAACTGTATCCCTTACTGATCAAAGCCGGACAAACCGTCCGTTACCGTGAAATCGATGGTGGGCACGATGCCCTGTGCTGGCGCGGCGGGATCACCGACGGGTTGAAATGGCTCTGGTCTGATTCAGTGAAGGGTAAATAA
- the rplI gene encoding 50S ribosomal protein L9: MQVILLDKVANLGSLGDQVNVKAGYARNFLVPQGKAVPATKKNVEFFEGRRAELEAKLADVLSAANARAEKINALGTVTIASKAGDEGKLFGSIGTRDIADAVTAAGVEVAKSEVRMPNGVLRTTGEHEVDFQVHSEVFAKLTVNVVNEA, from the coding sequence ATGCAAGTTATTCTGCTTGATAAAGTAGCAAACCTGGGCAGCCTGGGTGATCAGGTTAACGTTAAAGCGGGCTACGCTCGTAACTTCCTGGTTCCACAGGGCAAAGCTGTTCCTGCTACCAAGAAAAACGTTGAGTTCTTCGAAGGCCGTCGTGCAGAACTGGAAGCCAAACTGGCTGACGTTCTGTCTGCAGCTAATGCACGCGCTGAGAAAATCAACGCACTGGGCACCGTTACTATCGCGTCTAAAGCAGGCGACGAAGGTAAACTGTTCGGTTCCATCGGTACCCGCGACATCGCTGATGCAGTTACTGCAGCTGGCGTTGAAGTGGCTAAGAGCGAAGTTCGTATGCCGAACGGCGTTCTGCGCACCACCGGTGAGCATGAAGTGGACTTCCAGGTTCACAGCGAAGTCTTCGCTAAACTGACTGTAAACGTGGTTAACGAAGCTTAA
- the cgtA gene encoding Obg family GTPase CgtA → MKFVDEATILVAAGDGGNGCVSFRREKYIPRGGPDGGDGGDGADVYMQADENLNTLIDYHFAKSFRAERGQNGQSRDCTGKRGKDIVIKVPVGTRIIDQGTGETLGDMMTHGQIQMVAKGGWHGLGNARFKSSINRSPRQKTMGTPGEKRDLQLELMLLADVGMLGLPNAGKSTFIRAVSAAKPKVADYPFTTLVPSLGVVRMDNEKSFVVADIPGLIEGASDGAGLGIRFLKHLERCRVLLHTIDLAPIDESDPVENARVILAELEKYSEKLFSKPRWLVFNKVDLLDQEEAESRAKAIVEALGWTDKYYLISAANRAGVKDLCWDVMSFIIANPKEAEEEQKQPEKVEFMWDDYHRQQLEEAEAESAVEVEDDDWDDDWDEEDDEGVEIIYKR, encoded by the coding sequence ATGAAGTTTGTTGATGAAGCGACGATCCTCGTTGCTGCGGGCGATGGCGGCAATGGCTGCGTCAGTTTCCGTCGTGAAAAATATATCCCCCGTGGCGGGCCAGATGGCGGCGATGGTGGAGACGGTGCTGATGTTTACATGCAGGCTGACGAAAACCTCAACACGCTGATCGACTACCATTTTGCAAAATCTTTCCGTGCTGAACGTGGTCAGAATGGCCAGAGCCGTGACTGTACCGGCAAGCGCGGCAAAGATATCGTCATCAAAGTGCCTGTAGGTACGCGTATTATCGACCAGGGCACCGGTGAGACCTTGGGCGACATGATGACGCATGGCCAGATTCAGATGGTGGCCAAAGGCGGCTGGCATGGCCTGGGCAATGCCCGTTTTAAATCATCCATCAACCGTTCGCCGCGTCAGAAGACGATGGGAACGCCGGGCGAGAAGCGCGATCTGCAGCTTGAGCTGATGCTGCTGGCCGATGTCGGTATGCTGGGTCTGCCTAACGCCGGTAAATCCACTTTCATCCGTGCTGTTTCGGCTGCAAAACCTAAAGTGGCTGATTATCCCTTTACTACCCTGGTGCCGAGCCTGGGCGTAGTGCGTATGGATAATGAAAAAAGCTTTGTAGTGGCAGACATTCCCGGTTTGATCGAAGGCGCTTCTGACGGTGCTGGTCTGGGCATTCGCTTCCTGAAGCATCTGGAGCGTTGCCGTGTGCTTCTGCATACCATCGATCTGGCACCGATTGACGAATCCGATCCGGTTGAGAATGCGCGCGTTATTCTTGCCGAGCTGGAAAAATACAGCGAGAAGTTGTTCAGCAAGCCACGCTGGCTGGTCTTCAACAAAGTGGACCTGTTGGATCAGGAAGAAGCTGAATCACGCGCTAAAGCCATTGTTGAAGCGCTGGGCTGGACAGATAAATATTATCTGATCTCTGCAGCTAACCGTGCTGGCGTGAAAGACCTCTGCTGGGATGTAATGTCCTTCATTATCGCTAATCCAAAAGAAGCGGAAGAAGAGCAGAAGCAGCCTGAAAAAGTCGAGTTCATGTGGGACGACTATCACCGTCAGCAGCTGGAAGAGGCCGAAGCCGAGTCTGCTGTTGAAGTGGAAGATGACGACTGGGATGACGACTGGGATGAAGAAGACGACGAAGGCGTCGAGATTATCTACAAGCGTTAA
- the rpsF gene encoding 30S ribosomal protein S6 gives MRHYEIVFMVHPDQSEQVPGMIERYTGAITGAEGTIHRLEDWGRRQLAYPINKLHKAHYVLLNVEAPQEAIDELETNFRFNDAVIRSMVMRVKHAVTEASPMVKAKDERRERREDFANETSDDADAGDSEE, from the coding sequence ATGCGTCATTACGAAATCGTATTTATGGTTCACCCTGACCAAAGCGAACAGGTTCCGGGCATGATCGAGCGTTACACTGGTGCTATCACTGGTGCAGAAGGCACGATCCACCGTCTGGAAGACTGGGGCCGTCGTCAGCTGGCTTACCCGATCAACAAACTGCACAAAGCACACTACGTTCTGCTGAACGTGGAAGCTCCGCAGGAAGCGATCGATGAGCTGGAAACTAACTTCCGCTTCAACGACGCCGTTATCCGCAGCATGGTTATGCGCGTTAAGCACGCGGTAACTGAAGCATCTCCGATGGTTAAAGCGAAAGACGAGCGCCGTGAGCGTCGTGAAGATTTTGCTAACGAAACCTCTGATGATGCAGATGCTGGGGATTCTGAAGAGTAA
- the rplU gene encoding 50S ribosomal protein L21, which yields MYAVFQSGGKQHRVSEGQTVRLEKLDIATGETIEFDQVLMIANGEDVTIGAPLVSGGLIKAEIVAHGRGDKIKIVKFRRRKHYRKQQGHRQWFTDVKITGISA from the coding sequence ATGTACGCGGTTTTCCAAAGTGGTGGTAAACAACACCGAGTAAGCGAAGGTCAGACCGTTCGCCTGGAAAAGCTGGACATCGCAACCGGCGAAACGATTGAATTCGACCAGGTTCTGATGATTGCCAACGGTGAAGACGTAACAATTGGCGCGCCTTTAGTTTCAGGTGGCCTGATCAAAGCTGAGATCGTTGCACACGGTCGTGGCGACAAAATCAAGATTGTTAAATTCCGTCGTCGTAAGCATTATCGTAAGCAGCAGGGTCACCGTCAGTGGTTCACTGATGTGAAGATCACTGGCATCAGCGCCTAA
- a CDS encoding helix-turn-helix transcriptional regulator produces the protein MVSSKKDWHNADIIAGLRKRGTSLAGLSRKAGLSSSTLANAMFRPWPKGEWLIAEALNIHPAEIWPSRYYDATTKTLIDRKRLIRQ, from the coding sequence ATGGTAAGCAGTAAAAAAGACTGGCACAACGCCGATATTATTGCGGGTTTACGTAAGAGGGGTACCAGCCTTGCCGGGCTGTCGCGTAAGGCAGGATTAAGTTCATCGACGCTGGCAAACGCCATGTTTCGCCCCTGGCCGAAAGGAGAATGGTTGATTGCAGAGGCGCTTAACATCCATCCTGCTGAAATATGGCCAAGCCGCTACTATGATGCCACTACGAAAACGTTGATCGATCGTAAACGCTTAATCAGGCAGTAA
- the yjfP gene encoding esterase yields the protein MIEIATEMFAGIECLHATPAGKRHTPLPTILFWHGFTSSKEVYAYFAVELAQAGFRVVLPDADMHGSRYNGDAELRFTRFWDILKGNIDEVEPLEAALRHLTEEGRFAVAGASMGGMTALGAMARYSHIASVACMMGSGYFMSLSQTLFPPLVATTPEQKKELAERVAHLAEYDVSHQLEKMADRPLLIWHGEADEVVPAAESSRLEKAMREAKLDARLTYITEKGIGHRITPPALSAIAAFFKHHL from the coding sequence ATGATTGAAATCGCCACAGAAATGTTCGCCGGTATTGAATGCCTGCACGCCACGCCTGCGGGCAAACGTCATACGCCTTTGCCCACGATTCTTTTCTGGCATGGTTTCACCTCATCAAAAGAGGTATATGCCTATTTTGCTGTAGAACTGGCGCAGGCTGGTTTTCGTGTGGTATTGCCCGATGCAGATATGCATGGTTCACGTTATAACGGTGACGCTGAGCTACGGTTCACCCGGTTCTGGGACATTCTGAAAGGAAATATTGACGAAGTGGAGCCCCTGGAAGCTGCACTCCGGCACCTCACCGAAGAGGGGCGGTTTGCCGTGGCGGGGGCATCAATGGGTGGCATGACGGCTCTGGGAGCGATGGCCCGCTACAGTCACATTGCCAGCGTGGCCTGCATGATGGGCTCGGGCTATTTTATGTCGCTCTCGCAGACGTTGTTCCCGCCGCTGGTGGCTACAACCCCGGAGCAGAAAAAAGAACTGGCTGAAAGAGTGGCCCACCTTGCTGAATATGATGTCAGTCACCAGCTGGAAAAAATGGCCGATCGGCCTTTGCTAATCTGGCATGGTGAAGCGGATGAGGTGGTCCCTGCTGCAGAAAGCAGCAGGCTGGAGAAGGCGATGCGTGAAGCGAAGCTCGATGCCAGGTTGACGTACATTACCGAAAAAGGCATCGGGCATCGCATCACTCCGCCAGCGTTGTCAGCAATAGCGGCATTTTTCAAACATCATCTATAA